The Alnus glutinosa chromosome 10, dhAlnGlut1.1, whole genome shotgun sequence DNA window taaAAACTACATGAAAACACTTATGATTTTGGTTCAACAtcctaaaatcaaataaatgtAACTTAAGAATTATCCAAATGTACCTCCAATGCAGGAAAACTGTTAGACCCTTGACAACAACCATGATAAGACTGAACCTCccttttgattttctgtgatttggAGGATGTCCCTGAAGTTTGCAGAATCCTTGCCAGCCTTTTCTGCCTGCTACTCCAAAAGTTCTTCACATCATTATCAGTTCTTCCTGGCAGATACGTCGCGATTCTCGCCCATTTGTTCCCAAACTGTGCCTGCAACTCAATCACCACCCTCTCCTCCTCTAGTGAAAATTTGCACCCACTTAGGGAAAGACACACACCCAAGCAAAAATCAGAGAAAATCTGTCTCAAATATCTTGGTTATACATCAAACAAGGCATTAAACATAGTATAGACAGCAATTGGAGAGAAACCAATGATCCACGTTTTCATCAAATACAACTACATCCATGGGAGATTCGCATAAGATAAATAGATACATAGACACATGAGTGCAAACATTGTTGGATTGGTTATACAGTAGAAAAGGTATGGAGCAAATATTGACAACAATTGGAAAGAAACCCATGATCAAGCTTCTAATCAAATGCCACTACATTCATGGCAGAACAGTTGCGTAGTTGCATAGACACACACCCCAagcaaaaatgagagaaatcCATCACAAATAATCAAATATCTTGGTTATACATCATGCAAGGCATTAAACATGGTATTGACTACAATTGGAAAGAAACCCATGATCCACATTTTCATCAAATACAACTTCATCCATGGGAGAATTACATAGGGCTACATAGATACACCAGCACAAACATTGTTGGAAAGAAACCCATGATCAAGATTTTAATCAAACACCACTACATTCATGGCAGAACAGTTGCGTAGTTGCATAGACACACACCCCAAGCAAAAATGAGAGAAACCCATCATCAAAATTCTAGAGACGTACATATAAACGCACTTTGCATAAAAACAAACATGTATAGAACTAGCAATTAATGGTGGTGGTGAAGGCTTGCTTACTTCTTCAAATTGGGTCTAAGCTTATTGACCCAACGAAGGCGGCACGACTTCCCAGTCCGCTGCAAGAGGCCTTTGGATCGAATGGAGCTCCAGTCTCTGGGGCCATACTTCTTCACATGGTTTAACAGCACTTCATCTTCCTCTGCTTTCCATGGCCCTTTCCTTATACCCTCGTCTCTTTTCCCTTCCATCACTCTCAAAACTCCAAATATCTCTCATAAACACATACCCTTTTCACTGActtttttgtcttgtttttttcctttgttatcTCAATCGCTTCACTGGGTTTTCCCTGCTTCTGGTTCTtgactctctctttctctcttgtgTGGTGTTTTCCTTATCCTTGTTTGGAGTGACAGTTAAGACGGTTACTCCCTCTACGCTCCACGAAACAGCCCCACTTCCCCATATTTTTCTCTGGTTTGAAAGGTGGCACCTTATGAAATGACAGAAATGGCCCTTGTTTCAAATACGGCGCTTAAAAACAAGGCTTGAGTTAATATTATCCCAAAAATTGGATACAAATTCAAATTAGTTCTAAATTgagttaatttgtttttgttttgttttttcttcttctttttccttttatttttatttttatttttattttttttttattatttttttttttaaaaaaaattgattataaaaCAAGacttgaaaaaacaaaaatttggtcAGCCCAACATCTTCCTAATGGttttgcattaaaaaataaaaataaaaattcaaattatggCCCAAATCTATCCACTTTCAGTCTTTCACTATTTATGAGGAATGTTCAAGTTAGGTCAAATTTCACTAGTGACTGTTGTTTTCGATCTTTACTGCCCAGATTTAGCTAATGTTATTAAACAGAGTTTTAATAACGGTTACACTTATTGAATAGGGTTTTATGGTCATTCTGTAACCCTTGGATGCCAATAATCTATTAGAGAAAATAGTTGActcacaataaataaataaataaataaagaatccCGATATCCTTTAGAGAACCATAacttactatttttatttatgtcccGTGTCATGTGGTTGCCATGTCAAATTATTGGATTATTTGAGTCCGTTTTGAATTAGAGATTTCAAAACGTGTGATTTAAGAATAGTGGTTTTAAAACAtggaatttgaaaatataatttttgaaaacgcagttaaacattttgtaaaatcacagtttagtaTTTAAACttctgtatttttatttttttaaaaaaacacactcCCCTTACCTACAAtttgaaattacaattttttctacgttttcaaatcttaaatttttaaaaaccgcgctttcaaattcaaattacttcaaaattgaattaatttgtttttttaattgattttaaagcaagacttgaattttttttttttgtcagccCAACATCTTCCTAAtggtttttcataaaaaataaaataaaaataataataataaaaaaatctatccACTTTCACTATTTATGAGGATTGGTCAAGTTATCCCAAAGTTTACAAGTGATTTGTTGTTTTCAATCTTTACTACCCAACTTTAGAATGAACAGCTAATTTGTTTTACTTATTAAACAAAGTTCTAAGATCAGTTACACTTATTGAACAGGGTTTTATGGTCGTTCTCTAACCCTTGGCTACCAATGATCTATTAGAGAAAATAATTAActtacaataaataaataaatgaagaatTTCAATATCTTTTAGAGAACCATAACTTActatttttaattatgttaGTGTCACGTGGTTGCCATGTCAAATTATTGGATTATTTGAGTTCGTTTGaattggtgattttaaaagtgcgatttaagAATAGCAGTTTTAAAAACGTTGTTAAGCGTTTTGTAAAAACGCAGTTTagtacttaattttttttttttttttttttttttaaacgcacTCCCCTTGTCTACAATTTGAAACTACAAAttattctacgttttcaaatcgcaattttttaaaaattgcactcccaaataatacattttttgtgatttgatataaaatcacacttttagtAGACAAAATCGTTCCACCAAACGCACTCAAACTTTGTCCAGCTTTCTAAAGACATACAAGTTTCTTGTTGCAGAAGATGCAATTCTGCTGTTTTTCTACAGAACAACTTGCACATAAAACCTACAATGATAGCAAAGAAAGCTGATTCTTACCAATTTGGACTTACGCAAAGAAAGGGTACAGGATATCCAAGAAACTTTGAAAAAATCTGGTAAAAAATAACATTGAGAAGCTCCAGGCAATATGTACATACTGTCATTCTTGTTGTTTGTCATTTTCTGGTTAAAGAACCTGCTCCCATGAGTAAGACACGTATCCCAACATTCACTTTCTTTCTGGCAAGTTCAATAGATATTAAACTCAATACAATACAAATGTGACCAGGGCAAAACAGAGGCATTTCTTTTCTCCTCCATAAATAAAAGATCAGAGGCCATTATTGACAACTTCCCAAAAATGGTAAAAGgttttacaaaaatataaaattcccCAACTAATCAGGTGAGTCAGCCTTCCTGCTATAATTAAACTGATGAAATATTTACATGAAGAGACTAAGATGGAGCACCACTTTCAGCCATTGCTAATCACAACACCAGCATCTGCCCCGTGTTTGGTGGCTCTGAAACAGTTCCTTCACCGGCCGTACAGTTGACACAACTAAAAACATTGGCTGGCAAATAACATTGTTATCAGATTCTCCATTTCCAGCACCCTTGTGAAATTTACACCAATCAAAAAAGAAGCAATTGAAGAATGCTTCTCACACGAGCCAGATTCATGAGCTGAAACCTGAGAAGGCCATTGTTCCCCGATGTAACTTGCCATACCAAGCAGCATCTTAGCTACAATTCTGTGTGTTCAGTCATCATGCTGCTAACTGCCTTTGCATCATGACCAACATCAGAATCATCTGCAATGTGATTATGAGTACTTTTCAATTCTATCCCTTCATTCTCCTTGATGACACCTGAAGTTTCAACCATATCAACCACCTGTGACTCAACAGGCAAGGATATAGATGCAGAGGTCTTGGGATCAGTAAGAGGAGTGCTACAAACTGTAGACCCAACATCATTATATGGGAGAACATTTTGATGGGTCACTGTGCATTGCACAAGAAACTCCCTACTTGATGGAGGACCATCAATGGATTGCGACTCCACATCCATCATACTCTCATGGCAATCTTTATCTAAGAGATCATCTTGAAACTGATTCCCGTCACTGGGAGCATCATTGAGAGGTAGATTCTTGCTTCCCGTATCAGTTAAAACTCTATCTCCATCCTCTGAAAAGACATTGCTAGCTACAACCTCATCAACAGAATACAACCTAGGTGGGGAAATACAGATGGATGATGGCTCAACATCCATCTGAGCACAAGGAATTTCTTCTCCAGCATTCTCACCACAAATTCCATTTCCGCTGGCAACCATATCAATCATTTCATTTTTTCGAACCACATCACCTCTAATACTGTCAGGAACATCATTTACATCCTCACAATTCTCATCATGAGCTGATACATCCTCATCCATACAGTTACTCTCATTTACTAACTCTTTATCCTGATTATTACAATCCATATCAACAGTTTCCTGCTCAATGTTATCTACAGTATGTTTCTGAATGGGATCTAAAGTAGGCTGGCTGCTATCTAAATCAACTAGTGCATTTAACTGCTTCTGTATACCAACTGCTAAAGAGACAGCATGATCACGAATCAAAGAATCATGGGGAGGGCAGTGTAGCAGGTCAATCAATGCCTTCTGGTACTGAAATAAGCTGATAGATGGCATAGTAGATCCTCGTTTACGGCATATGTTAATAACTTTTAACATATGCTCACACAAATTGCCCATTTCTGCCCAACTGCAATTGCAAATACCAAATTGCGAACCAGGATTCCAGACAACGTAAGCTTTATCTTGATTAAGCTGGTCAGCAACTTTTGCACATCTACCTTCTATGACAACATCAGAGTCTGGAATCTTTAATGCTTTGCGCCAAGATGTTAAACCACTCACCCACTCATCTCTCCAATATCGTGAAAAATCATCCTTCCCTGAGTACTCATCAAGCCAGAAGTAAGAATGCACTTTTGTACCCAACTTATCAACCAACCAATCGGCACGTTGATAAACACCAGGGTCCTTCTCATTCAAAAGCCTGAGCTTTAATTGGTTGTGGTAAAACTCCATTGCTGCGCATGTCTCCTGGCTGGCAAGTGGAAGAGATTTTAGCGCTGCAATCCATGCTCCTGATTCAGGAGAAATGTCTCAATTCAATAATAACTtaccaacaaagaaaaaaaaaaaaaaactacagacTACTTTAGAGCAAGACTTCATAATTTTACCCTATACAATCAAGTTGATCTTTTACCAACTAAGATTGCTGACTCAATTGGGTGAGAATCATAGGACTGACCATATCCCCAAAAACAAGTACATAaatacatatacacacacacccCATAGATTTTGATAT harbors:
- the LOC133879743 gene encoding uncharacterized protein LOC133879743 isoform X1 → MMARWDEILSLPVQNPPTLEFSSADLVWSKVEGWRDKTNRVVLIPFARVDDFVRGESANKDCPTRFHVEARRRRPPEMAYKPKVDGILEYILYWCSFGPDDHRKGGIVRPSRTTYVPKKKNAGRPNTKRGCTCHFIVKRLIAEPSVALIIYDDDKHVDKKGLPCHGPQDKKAAGTRAMFAPYISEDLRLRVLSLLYVGVSVETIMQRHNESVERQGGPCNRDDLLTHRYVRRQERSIRRSTYELDADDAVSISMWVESHQDHVFFYEDFSDSEPITLGIQTEWQLQQMIRFGNRSLLASDSRFGANKLKHPIHSLVVFNSDNKAIPVAWIIAPRSASSDVHRWMRALYNRVRTKDPTWKLAGFIVDDPLADVLTIRDVFECSVLICFWRVRHIWHKNLVKKCLATEMLVEISRRLGQAVDKICQGQGTIGLFEDLLDDFIDESDFTDYFKAIWYPRMGAWIAALKSLPLASQETCAAMEFYHNQLKLRLLNEKDPGVYQRADWLVDKLGTKVHSYFWLDEYSGKDDFSRYWRDEWVSGLTSWRKALKIPDSDVVIEGRCAKVADQLNQDKAYVVWNPGSQFGICNCSWAEMGNLCEHMLKVINICRKRGSTMPSISLFQYQKALIDLLHCPPHDSLIRDHAVSLAVGIQKQLNALVDLDSSQPTLDPIQKHTVDNIEQETVDMDCNNQDKELVNESNCMDEDVSAHDENCEDVNDVPDSIRGDVVRKNEMIDMVASGNGICGENAGEEIPCAQMDVEPSSICISPPRLYSVDEVVASNVFSEDGDRVLTDTGSKNLPLNDAPSDGNQFQDDLLDKDCHESMMDVESQSIDGPPSSREFLVQCTVTHQNVLPYNDVGSTVCSTPLTDPKTSASISLPVESQVVDMVETSGVIKENEGIELKSTHNHIADDSDVGHDAKAVSSMMTEHTEL
- the LOC133879743 gene encoding uncharacterized protein LOC133879743 isoform X2; the encoded protein is MARWDEILSLPVQNPPTLEFSSADLVWSKVEGWRDKTNRVVLIPFARVDDFVRGESANKDCPTRFHVEARRRRPPEMAYKPKVDGILEYILYWCSFGPDDHRKGGIVRPSRTTYVPKKKNAGRPNTKRGCTCHFIVKRLIAEPSVALIIYDDDKHVDKKGLPCHGPQDKKAAGTRAMFAPYISEDLRLRVLSLLYVGVSVETIMQRHNESVERQGGPCNRDDLLTHRYVRRQERSIRRSTYELDADDAVSISMWVESHQDHVFFYEDFSDSEPITLGIQTEWQLQQMIRFGNRSLLASDSRFGANKLKHPIHSLVVFNSDNKAIPVAWIIAPRSASSDVHRWMRALYNRVRTKDPTWKLAGFIVDDPLADVLTIRDVFECSVLICFWRVRHIWHKNLVKKCLATEMLVEISRRLGQAVDKICQGQGTIGLFEDLLDDFIDESDFTDYFKAIWYPRMGAWIAALKSLPLASQETCAAMEFYHNQLKLRLLNEKDPGVYQRADWLVDKLGTKVHSYFWLDEYSGKDDFSRYWRDEWVSGLTSWRKALKIPDSDVVIEGRCAKVADQLNQDKAYVVWNPGSQFGICNCSWAEMGNLCEHMLKVINICRKRGSTMPSISLFQYQKALIDLLHCPPHDSLIRDHAVSLAVGIQKQLNALVDLDSSQPTLDPIQKHTVDNIEQETVDMDCNNQDKELVNESNCMDEDVSAHDENCEDVNDVPDSIRGDVVRKNEMIDMVASGNGICGENAGEEIPCAQMDVEPSSICISPPRLYSVDEVVASNVFSEDGDRVLTDTGSKNLPLNDAPSDGNQFQDDLLDKDCHESMMDVESQSIDGPPSSREFLVQCTVTHQNVLPYNDVGSTVCSTPLTDPKTSASISLPVESQVVDMVETSGVIKENEGIELKSTHNHIADDSDVGHDAKAVSSMMTEHTEL